One window of the Xiphias gladius isolate SHS-SW01 ecotype Sanya breed wild chromosome 11, ASM1685928v1, whole genome shotgun sequence genome contains the following:
- the dennd10 gene encoding DENN domain-containing protein 10 gives MATTETQLMLSVGLIEKDVNGDTLWVWCYPSVDSDLRQVLLSKCCLTQDVRDFHTFVFGQFCRTWFYITTVEVQEPTALNKVTHFSIVVTAKDFNPEKYAALSRILCRMYIKHGSPVKMMEAYITVLTKGICQSDENGSFFIKDYDVRKAYLAGSVKDVVSQFGLETIILYTALMLKRRIVVHHPRIEALLEFTRVLPALTWHRKDWSILHPYVHLTDIELEDLKKCPGYVAGFLDPEVSNRSDLFDVYVNLPDGVITVSQSAKEAMAMGKLHKDVGHLIVQSAGDTERSDTQVIKDISVKTKEILANLVALADECEDSKITLEGLKQHHFPPATENFLFHLAAAEQLLRI, from the exons ATGGCAACAACTGAAACGCAGCTTATGTTAAGCGTCGGATTAATCG AGAAAGATGTGAATGGAGACACACTGTGGGTGTGGTGCTATCCTTCCGTGGACTCAGACCTGAGGCAGGTCCTGCTCAGCAAGTGCTGTCTGACGCAGGACGTCCGGGATTTCCACACCTTTGTGTTTGGACAGTTCTGTCGTACCTGGTTCTACATAACCACCGTGGAGGTACAGGAACCTACAGCACTAAACAAG GTCACTCACTTTTCAATAGTCGTTACAGCCAAAGACTTCAACCCCGAGAAGTATGCTGCTCTTAGTAGAATACTCTGCAG GATGTACATCAAGCATGGCAGTCCAGTGAAGATGATGGAGGCTTACATCACTGTTCTCACCAAAGGAATTTGTCAGAGTGATGAAAATGGCTCCTTTTTCATTAAGGACTACGATGTTCGGAAGGCATACTTGGCCGGCTCAGTCAAAG ATGTGGTGTCTCAGTTTGGTTTGGAGACTATCATCCTGTATACTGCTCTCATGCTGAAGAGGAGGATCGTCGTCCATCACCCTCGTATTGAAGCACTGTTGGAGTTTACAAG AGTTCTGCCGGCTCTGACGTGGCACAGGAAAGACTGGTCCATCCTGCACCCGTATGTGCACCTGACTGATATTGAACTGGAGGATTTAAAGAAATGCCCTG GGTATGTAGCAGGGTTTTTGGATCCAGAAGTGAGCAACAGATCAGACTTGTTTGATGTGTATGTCAACCTCCCTGACGGTGTCATCACAGTATCCCAGAGTGCCAaag AGGCCATGGCTATGGGGAAGTTACACAAAGACGTTGGTCACCTCATCGTCCAGTCTGCAGGGGATACTGAGAGGTCGGACACTCAGGTGATTAAG GACATCTCTGTGAAGACGAAAGAGATCCTCGCCAACTTGGTCGCCCTGGCTGACGAGTGTGAAGACTCTAAGATCACACTGGAAGGTTTAAAGCAGCACCATTTCCCTCCGGCGACGGAgaatttcctctttcatttggCAGCTGCCGAGCAACTTCTCAGGATATAA
- the eif3s10 gene encoding eukaryotic translation initiation factor 3 subunit A, producing the protein MPAYFQRPENALKRANEFLEVGKKQPALDVLYDVIKSKKHRTWQKIHEPIMLKYLELCVDLRKSHLAKEGLYQYKNICQQVNIKSLEDVVRAYLKLAEEKTETAKEESQQMVLDIEDLDNIQTPESVLLSAVSGEDTQDRTDRLLLTPWVKFLWESYRQCLDLLRNNSKVERLYHDIAQQAFKFCLQYTRKAEFRKLCDNLRMHLGQIQRHHNQSTAINLNNPESQSMHLETRLVQLDSAISMELWQEAFKAVEDIHGLFALSKKPPKPQLMANYYNKVSTVFWKSGNALFHACTLHRLYHLSREMRKNLTQDEMQRMSTRVLLATLSIPITPERTDIARLLDMDGIIVEKHRRLATLLGLQSPPTRQSLINDMVRFNLLQYVVPEVKELYNWLEVDFHPLKLSGRVTKVLNWVRDQAEKEADLQQYVPHLQSNTILRLLQQVAQIYQSIEFSRLASLVPFVDAFQLERSIVDAARHCDLQVRIDHTTRTLSFGSDLNYSTKEDAPVGPFLQNMPSEQIRNQLTAMSASMAKAIQVIKPASILQEREEQNQQAIAAYLKNARKDHQRILARRQTIEERKERLESLNIQREKEELEQREAEIQKVRKAEEERLRQEAKEREKERIMQEHEQIKKKTVRERLEQIKKTELGAKAFKDIDIEDLEELDPDFIMAKQVEQLEKEKKELQERLKNQEKKIDYFERAKRLEEIPLIKKAYEEQRIKDMELWELQEEERISNMKVEREKALEHKKRMSRMMEDKENFLSKITAARSFIYEEKLKAFEERLVEERKKRLEERKRQRKEDRRNAFYRQKEEEAQRIHEEQLKKEREERERLEQEQREEEEREYQERLRKLEEQERKQRARQQEIEERERRREEERRGPPEEKAKDWAEKEEGGWRRRTEGGDSEWRRSVPDRDWRQEGQGNDDDREDREVPFRRGEAPRRGTEERGPRRGFDDDRGPRRGGDDDRPPRRGMDEDRGPRRGFDDERGPRRGGDDDRGPRRGFDDERGPRRGFDDDRGPRRGMDDSRGSRRGADDDWGPRRGGDDDRGGRRGMDDGPRRGGDDAKPWKPLGRPGGWREREKAREESWGPPRGGSQVDEDDGEGEERSSDRFRDRRSQREDGTWRRAGAEEGNSWRDSRREDTERDDRRDRDDRRGDRRDRDQRDDRDNRGPPRDLDDGGSWRRAGDDRREERDRDRPRERDRERDREADGEKGWRSDKEIPRRTKNETDDDGWTTVRR; encoded by the exons ATGCCGGCGTATTTTCAGCGGCCAGAAAATGCTCTGAAACGAGCGAACG AGTTCCTTGAGGTTGGCAAGAAACAGCCAGCCTTGGATGTTTTGTACGATGTCATCAAGAGCAAAAAACATCGAACATGGCAGAAGATCCACGAGCCCATCATGCTCAAGTACCTGGAGCTCTGCGTGGATCTTCGCAAGAGTCACCTGGCTAAGGAGGGTCTCTACCAGTACAAGAACATCTGCCAGCAG gTAAATATCAAATCTCTGGAGGATGTGGTTAGGGCTTACCTGAAGCTGGCAGAGGAGAAGACTGAGACAGCTAAGGAGGAGTCCCAGCAGATGGTCCTGGACATCGAGGATCTGGACAACATCCAGACCCCAGAAAG CGTGCTCCTGAGCGCTGTGAGTGGAGAGGACACTCAGGATCGTACTGATCGCCTGCTGCTCACTCCGTGGGTGAAGTTCCTTTGGGAGTCCTACCGCCAGTGCCTGGACCTGCTCCGAAACAACTCCAAGGTGGAGCGTCTTTACCATGACATTGCCCAGCAAG CATTCAAATTCTGCCTTCAGTACACCCGCAAAGCTGAATTTCGCAAGCTATGTGACAACCTGCGTATGCATCTGGGGCAGATCCAGCGCCACCACAACCAGAGCACCGCCATCAACCTGAACAACCCCGAAAGCCAGTCCATGCACCTGGAGACGCGTCTGGTGCAGCTGGACAGTGCCATTAGCATGGAGCTCTGGCAG GAAGCATTCAAGGCTGTTGAGGACATCCATGGCCTGTTTGCGCTTTCCAAGAAGCCTCCGAAACCTCAGCTGATGGCCAACTACTACAACAAGGTGTCTACTGTGTTCTGGAAATCTGGAAATGCTCTTTTCCATGCCTGCACCCTCCACCGGCTCTATCACCTGTCCAGGGAGATGCGTAAGAATCTGACCCAAGATGAGATGCAGAG GATGTCCACCAGAGTCCTCCTGGCCACACTGTCCATCCCCATTACCCCCGAGCGCACTGATATTGCTCGGCTGTTGGATATGGATGGTATCATTGTGGAGAAACATCGCAGGCTGGCCACACTCCTCGGCCTCCAGTCTCCACCAACCCGCCAGAGTCTCATCAATGACATG GTGAGATTTAATTTGCTGCAGTATGTTGTACCTGAAGTGAAAGAACTTTACAACTGGCTTGAGGTAGACTTTCATCCTCTGAAACTGAGTGGAAGAGTGACCAAG GTGTTGAACTGGGTGAGAGACCAGGCAGAGAAGGAGGCTGATCTACAGCAGTATGTTCCTCACCTGCAGAGCAATACCATCCTGCGGCTCCTGCAACAg GTTGCACAGATCTATCAAAGCATCGAGTTCAGCCGTCTGGCCTCCCTGGTTCCATTTGTGGACGCCTTCCAGCTGGAGCGCTCCATTGTGGATGCTGCCCGGCACTGTGATCTGCAG gTCCGAATAGACCACACGACTCGGACTCTGAGCTTTGGCTCTGACCTGAACTACTCAACCAAAGAGGACGCTCCTGTTGGCCCTTTCCTACAGAACATGCCCTCAGAGCAGATAAGGAACCAGCTGACTGCCATGTCTGCTTCTATGGCCAAGGCCATCCAGGTCATCAAGCCTGCCTCCATCCTG CAAGAGCGTGAGGAGCAGAATCAGCAGGCCATTGCTGCCTATCTGAAAAATGCCCGCAAGGATCACCAGCGCATCCTGGCTCGTAGACAGACCATTGAAGAGCGTAAGGAGCGCCTGGAGAGCCTGAACATTCAGCGTGaaaaggaggagctggagcagcGGGAAGCTGAGATACAGAAGGTCCGCAAGGCTGAGGAGGAGCGTCTGCGCCAGGAGGctaaagagagggagaaggagcgCATCATGCAGGAGCATGAGCAGATCAAGAAGAAGACAGTCCGTGAACGGCTGGAGCAGATCAAGAAGACTGAACTTGGAGCCAAGGCCTTCAAGGATATTGATATTGAG GACCTGGAGGAGCTGGATCCTGACTTCATCATGGCCAAACAGGTGGAGCAGctggaaaaggagaagaaggaacTTCAGGAGCGTCTAAAGAACCAGGAGAAGAAG ATTGACTACTTTGAGAGGGCAAAACGCCTTGAGGAGATTCCTCTCATCAAAAAGGCTTACGAGGAGCAGCGTATCAAGGACATGGAACTATGGGAGctccaggaggaggagagg ATCAGTAACATGAAAGTTGAGCGCGAGAAGGCTCTGGAGCACAAGAAGCGCATGTCCAGGATGATGGAGgacaaagaaaactttttgtCTAAAATAACAGCTGCCCGTAGCTTCATTTATGAG GAAAAATTGAAAGCTTTCGAGGAGCGTTTggtggaagagaggaagaagcgtctggaagaaaggaaaaggcagCGCAAAGAGGACCGGCGTAATGCTTTCTACCgccagaaagaggaagaggcacAGCGTATCCATGAAGAGCAGCTCAAGAAAG AGCGTGAGGAGCGCGAACGCCTGGAAcaagagcagagggaggaggaggagagggagtaCCAGGAGCGTCTGCGCAAGCTCGAGGAGCAGGAACGGAAGCAGCGTGCTCGTCAGCAGGAGATTGAGGAGCGAGAACGTCGCcgtgaggaggagagaaggggccCACCAGAGGAGAAGGCCAAG GACTGGgctgagaaggaggagggaggatggaggaggcGCACTGAAGGAGGTGACTCAGAGTGGCGTCGCTCTGTGCCTGACAG GGATTGGAGACAGGAGGGCCAGGGCAATGATGAtgacagagaggacagggaggtACCCTTCAGGCGAGGAGAAGCTCCACGCAGGGGCACCGAGGAGAGAGGACCCCGTCGGGGCTTTGATGATGATCGAGGCCCACGTCGTGGTGGGGATGATGACCGTCCTCCACGCAGAGGGATGGATGAAGACCGTGGTCCACGTAGAGGCTTTGATGACGAGCGTGGACCAAGGAGGGGTGGAGATGACGACCGTGGCCCGAGGCGGGGCTTTGATGATGAGCGCGGTCCCAGGCGTGGCTTTGATGATGACAGAGGTCCTCGTAGAGGCATGGATGACTCCAGGGGTTCCAGGCGTGGGGCTGATGATGACTGGGGCCCCAGAAGAGGAGGGGATGATGACAGAGGTGGAAGGAGAGGCATGGATGACGGGCCACGTCGTGGGGGTGATGATGCCAAACCATGGAAACCCCTGGGCAGACCTG GTGGCTGGCGTGAGCGCGAGAAGGCCCGAGAGGAGAGCTGGGGACCTCCCCGTGGTGGTTCCCAAGTTGATGAAGATGATGGCGAAGGAGAGGAAAGATCCAGCGATCGCTTCAGAGACCGTCGTTCACAAAG AGAGGACGGTACCTGGAGGAGAGCAGGTGCAGAAGAAGGAAACAGCTGGAGAGATTCTCGCAGAGAAGACACTGAACGCGATGATCGCCGTGACCGCGATGATCGCCGTGGCGACCGCCGTGATAGAGACCAACGGGATGACCGTGACAACAGAGGCCCACCCAGAGATCTCGATGATG GAGGCTCTTGGCGTCGTGCAGGCGATGATAGGCGGGAGGAGCGGGACCGGGACCGCCCGAGAGAAAGGGACAGGGAACGCGACCGTGAAGCTGATGGAGAAAAGGGTTGGCGTTCTGACAAAGAAATCCCTCGTCGCACCAAGAATGAGACAGATGACGATGGCTGGACCACTGTCCGCCGTTGA
- the emx2 gene encoding homeobox protein EMX2: MFQPTPKRCFTIESLVAKDNPVPASRSEEPIRPAALSYANSGQMNPFLNGFHSGGRGVYSNPDLVFAEAVSHPPNSAVPVHPVAPPHALAAHPLSSSHSPHPLFASQQRDPSTFYPWLLHRYRYLGHRFQGNETSPESFLLHNALARKPKRIRTAFSPSQLLRLEHAFEKNHYVVGAERKQLAHSLSLTETQVKVWFQNRRTKFKRQKLEEEGSESQQKKKGSHHINRWRLATKQASPEEIDVTSDD; this comes from the exons ATGTTTCAACCTACACCCAAGAGGTGTTTTACTATAGAATCTTTAGTGGCGAAGGATAATCCTGTACCGGCGTCCCGCTCCGAGGAGCCCATCAGGCCAGCGGCTCTCAGCTATGCAAACTCCGGCCAGATGAACCCCTTTCTGAACGGCTTTCACTCCGGCGGCAGGGGCGTCTACTCTAACCCGGACTTGGTGTTCGCCGAGGCGGTCTCTCATCCGCCAAACTCCGCCGTCCCGGTGCATCCGGTGGCCCCGCCGCACGCCCTGGCCGCTCACCCGCTTTCTTCCTCACACAGTCCGCACCCTCTTTTTGCCAGCCAGCAAAGGGACCCCTCAACTTTCTACCCCTGGTTATTACACAGATATAGGTACTTGGGTCACAGATTTCAAG GGAATGAAACGAGTCCAGAGAGCTTCCTTTTGCACAACGCGCTGGCCAGAAAGCCCAAAAGAATCCGGACAGCTTTTTCACCCTCGCAACTCCTGCGGCTCGAACACGCGTTTGAGAAAAACCATTACGTGGTGggagcagaaagaaaacagctcGCCCACAGCCTTAGCCTCACAGAAACTCAG GTAAAAGTGTGGTTTCAGAACCGGAGGACGAAGTTCAAGCGGCAGAagttggaggaggagggctCGGAGTctcagcagaagaagaaaggatCGCATCACATAAACCGGTGGAGACTGGCGACGAAACAGGCGAGCCCAGAGGAAATTGATGTCACTTCggacgattaa